In one window of Bos taurus isolate L1 Dominette 01449 registration number 42190680 breed Hereford chromosome 4, ARS-UCD2.0, whole genome shotgun sequence DNA:
- the OPN1SW gene encoding short-wave-sensitive opsin 1 has product MSKMSEEEEFLLFKNISLVGPWDGPQYHLAPVWAFHLQAVFMGFVFFVGTPLNATVLVATLRYRKLRQPLNYILVNVSLGGFIYCIFSVFIVFITSCYGYFVFGRHVCALEAFLGCTAGLVTGWSLAFLAFERYIIICKPFGNFRFSSKHALMVVVATWTIGIGVSIPPFFGWSRFVPEGLQCSCGPDWYTVGTKYYSEYYTWFLFIFCYIVPLSLICFSYSQLLGALRAVAAQQQESASTQKAEREVSHMVVVMVGSFCLCYTPYAALAMYIVNNRNHGVDLRLVTIPAFFSKSACVYNPIIYCFMNKQFRACIMEMVCGKPMTDESELSSSQKTEVSTVSSSQVGPN; this is encoded by the exons ATGAGCAAGATGTCAGAGGAGGAGGAGTTTCTTCTGTTCAAGAACATCTCCTTGGTGGGGCCGTGGGATGGACCTCAGTACCACCTCGCGCCTGTCTGGGCCTTCCACCTCCAGGCAGTCTTCATGGGTTTTGTCTTCTTTGTAGGGACGCCACTCAATGCCACGGTGCTGGTGGCCACACTGCGCTACAGAAAGTTGCGGCAGCCACTCAACTATATTCTGGTCAACGTGTCTCTGGGGGGCTTCATCTACTGCATCTTCTCTGTCTTCATCGTCTTCATCACCAGTTGTTATGGGTACTTCGTCTTCGGCCGCCATGTCTGTGCCCTGGAGGCCTTCCTGGGCTGTACAGCAG GTCTGGTGACAGGCTGGTCACTGGCCTTCTTGGCCTTCGAGCGCTACATCATCATCTGTAAACCCTTCGGCAACTTCCGCTTCAGCTCCAAGCATGCCCTGATGGTGGTCGTGGCCACCTGGACCATCGGTATTGGTGtctccatcccacccttcttTGGCTGGAGCCG ATTCGTCCCTGAGGGCCTGCAGTGTTCCTGTGGTCCCGACTGGTACACCGTGGGCACCAAGTATTACAGCGAGTACTATACCTGGTTCCTCTTCATCTTCTGCTACATTGTGCCTCTCTCCCTCATCTGCTTCTCCTACTCTCAGCTGCTGGGGGCCCTCAGAGCT GTTGCGGCTCAACAGCAGGAGTCAGCTTCGACCCAGAAGGCTGAGCGGGAGGTGAGCCACATGGTGGTGGTCATGGTGGGATCCTTTTGTCTCTGTTACACACCCTACGCTGCCCTGGCCATGTATATAGTCAACAACCGTAACCATGGGGTGGACTTACGGCTTGTCACCATTCCTGCCTTCTTCTCCAAGAGTGCTTGTGTCTACAATCCCATCATCTACTGCTTCATGAATAAGCAG TTCCGAGCTTGCATCATGGAGATGGTGTGTGGAAAACCCATGACAGATGAGTCTGAGCTGTCTAGCTCCCAGAAAACCGAAGTGTCTACTGTCTCTTCTAGCCAAGTTGGCCCCAACTAA